The following is a genomic window from Motilibacter rhizosphaerae.
TCGACGTCCACGTGCGGCGGCTGCGCGCGAAGCTCGGCCCCGACCACGAGGCCCTCATCGGGACGGTCCGCAACGTCGGCTACCGGTTCGTCACCCCCGAGAAGGCCGGCGCAGCGGTCCTCGAGGAGGAGCTCGCCTGACCCTGGGCGCCCCCTCCCCCTCCCGTGGTCATGCACGTCCTGGTCGCCAGGACGTGCATGACCACGGGGAGCGGGGCTAGGGCAGGCGGGTCACCCGGTCGAGCGCCGGCGCGGCGACCGGCGAGTGCGCCGAGAGGTACGCCGCGAAGGCGTCGATGTCGATCCCGCCGTACAGCGGGTCCGTCCCGAGCTTGAAGGCCTTGAAGTTGTCGCCGCCCTCGAGCAGGAAGTTGTTGCCCGCCACTCGGTACGTGCCGGCCGGGTCGATCGGCACGCCGCCCACGCGGATGTCGGAGACGTGCGCACCGGCCGGCGCCGAGGCGCTCCACGAGTAGGTCAGCCCGGAGACGCCGAGGAACCTCGTCTGGCCCCCGAGCGGGTTGTCGAACTGCTGCTCGAGCACGGTCTTGACCTGGTCGCCCGTGAGCGTCTTGGACACGACGTAGTTGCTGAACGGCTGCACGCTGAACGCCTCGCCGTAGGTCACCTGGCCGTCGCCGAGCAGCAGGTCGTCGCGGATGCCGCCGGGGTTGATGAAGCCGATCTGCACCGGACCCCTGCCGGCCACCGAGGCGTCCTCGCGTGCGGCGTCGGCGAGGATGTCGCCGAGCTGACTCTCCCCGTTGGCGCCCTGGGTACGGGTGAGGTCCGAGCCGATGGTGCCGAGCACGCGGCCCGCCAGCGGCCCGAGGTAGGTCGTGTACTTGTCGATGATCGAGGTGATCTTCGGGTCGGGCGCGACGTCCCGGGTGACGATGACGTTGTTGGCGGTCGTCGCCTGCCGGTCGACGTCACCGGTCTTGCGGTCGATGACGAGGTCGACGTCGGTGATGAGCTTGCCGTAGTTCGCCGCCTGCGTGACGAGCCGCGGGTTGCCGGCCGGGTCGGTCAGCCGGCAGTTGTAGGCCGCGTGGCTGTGCCCCGTGAGCAGCAGGTCGACGGCCGGGCTGACAGCCGCGTTGATCGACACGATCGGCTCCGAGAGCCCCTGGCAGCCGTTGTACGGGCCGGTCTGCGCCCCGCCCTCGTGGATGAGCGCCACGATGGCCTGGACGCCCTGCGCCTGCAGCTTGGCGGCGTACGTGTTGATGACCTGCGCCTCGTCGAGGAAGTCGAGGCCCTGCACGCCGGACGCCGTCACGATCGAGGGCGTCGTCTTGGTGACGACGCCGATGAAGCCGACGCGCAGGTGCTGCGAGAAGCGCTTGACCGCCGTGGCCGCGAGGATCGGCTGGCCGGTCTTCGTGTAGACGACGTTCGCGGCGAGGTAGTCGAACTGCGCGCCGCGGAACTTCTTGCCGCCGTTGTCCCAGTCGGGGCAGCTGTTCTGGTTGTCCGCGCCCGCGCCGTCGCGGATGCAGCCGCCCTTCTGGATGCGCAGCAGCTCGTTGACGCCCTCGTCGAACTCGTGGTTGCCGACCGCGGACACCGCGACGCCGGCCGCGTTCATGGCCTCGATCGTGGGCTCGTCGTGGAAGGCGGCGGACAGCAGCGGGGAGGCACCGATGTCGTCGCCCGACGCGACGGTCAACGTGTCCTTGTGGCCCGCGCGCAGCTGCTGCAGGTGGGTGGAGAGGTAGGCGAAGCCGCCCGCGGGCGTGACGACCGGCTTGCCGTTCGCGTCGGTCCCGGTCGTGATGCCCCCGCTCGGCGGCTGGAGGTTGCCGTGCAGGTCGTTGATGGCGAGCAGCTGCACGTGCTGCAGCGGCTGGGTCTTGATGGAGACGGCGGAAGCGGGCGCGGCGAGCGCACCGCCGAGGCAGAGCGCGGCGCCGGCCGCGACCGCCAGGGGACGAAGGGGGAGGTACCTCGCGCGGCGTGTCATGCCGGGCACCGTAGCCGTGCACGCGCCTGGCGGGAAGGGGGCGGCGGCTAGGTTGTCGCGGTGGTCTCCCCTGCTGCCGAGCTGACCGTCGCTCCCGCCCTGACCGCGGCCGAGGTCGCCGAGGTCCTCGCCCTCGCCGCTGCCGCCTCGAGGGCCGACCGCGTGGCCCCGCTCGGCGAGCACGTGGAGCTGCACCTGCGGCACGGTGGCGACCCGCGCGAGCGGCACCTGCTGGCCCGTACGCCGGCCGGGGTGCTCGTCGGCTACGCGCACCTCGACCCGACCGACCCCGTCGCCGGGCCCGCCGCGGAGCTGGTCGTCGCCCCCGACGCGCGGCGGCAGGGGGTCGGCGCCGCCCTGCTGCACCGGCTGCTCGAGCTCAGTGCTGGACGGCTGCGGCTGTGGGCGCACGGTTCCCGCCCCGGTGCGGCCGCGCTCGCCGCGTCCGCGGGGCTCACCCGCTCCCGCGAGCTGCTGCAGCTGCGCCGCCCGCTCGTACCGCCGCTGCCCGAGGTGGTGGTGCCGGAAGGGCTGCTGCTACGCACGTTCGTGCCCGGGCGCGATGACGAGGCCTGGGTCGCGCTCAACGCCGAGGTCTTCGCCACGCACCCCGAGCAGGGCCGCATCACCCTGGCCGACCTGCACCAGCGCATGGCCGAGCCCTGGTTCGACCCCAGCGGCTTCTTCCTCGCCGAGCGCGCCGGGGAGCTGCTGGGCTACGGCTGGGCCAAGGTGCACGGCGAGGGCCACCCCGCGCTGGGCGAGCTCTACGTCCTCGGGGTGAGCGCGGCGGCCCGCGGGCTGGGTCTCGGCCGCACGCTCACGACGGCCGTGCTGCAGCACGTGGCCGCCCGCGGCGTCCCGACCGCGATGCTGTACGCCGACGCCGACAACACCCCTGCGCTGCGGGTCTACACGGGGCTGGGCTTCACCGTCTGGGCCAGCGACACGATGTTCTCGACGGTCGCGACCGGCTGAGCGAACGCCTCCGTGGCGGGCAGCCCGAGCCGGCGGCCCTCGTCGAGGGCGAGGGTCCGCACCGCTGCTCGCATCCCGGGTTCGCCGCCGAACTGGAAGCCGAGCTGGGACGCGTAGCAGGTGCAGGCATCCTCCTTGGCCTGCAGGGACTCCTCGTCCAGCACGAGGCCGCGCTCTCCCGGCCGTCCGGGGATGCCGTCCCGCATGACGTACGGCGTGTC
Proteins encoded in this region:
- a CDS encoding bifunctional metallophosphatase/5'-nucleotidase, producing MTRRARYLPLRPLAVAAGAALCLGGALAAPASAVSIKTQPLQHVQLLAINDLHGNLQPPSGGITTGTDANGKPVVTPAGGFAYLSTHLQQLRAGHKDTLTVASGDDIGASPLLSAAFHDEPTIEAMNAAGVAVSAVGNHEFDEGVNELLRIQKGGCIRDGAGADNQNSCPDWDNGGKKFRGAQFDYLAANVVYTKTGQPILAATAVKRFSQHLRVGFIGVVTKTTPSIVTASGVQGLDFLDEAQVINTYAAKLQAQGVQAIVALIHEGGAQTGPYNGCQGLSEPIVSINAAVSPAVDLLLTGHSHAAYNCRLTDPAGNPRLVTQAANYGKLITDVDLVIDRKTGDVDRQATTANNVIVTRDVAPDPKITSIIDKYTTYLGPLAGRVLGTIGSDLTRTQGANGESQLGDILADAAREDASVAGRGPVQIGFINPGGIRDDLLLGDGQVTYGEAFSVQPFSNYVVSKTLTGDQVKTVLEQQFDNPLGGQTRFLGVSGLTYSWSASAPAGAHVSDIRVGGVPIDPAGTYRVAGNNFLLEGGDNFKAFKLGTDPLYGGIDIDAFAAYLSAHSPVAAPALDRVTRLP
- the mshD gene encoding mycothiol synthase, producing the protein MVSPAAELTVAPALTAAEVAEVLALAAAASRADRVAPLGEHVELHLRHGGDPRERHLLARTPAGVLVGYAHLDPTDPVAGPAAELVVAPDARRQGVGAALLHRLLELSAGRLRLWAHGSRPGAAALAASAGLTRSRELLQLRRPLVPPLPEVVVPEGLLLRTFVPGRDDEAWVALNAEVFATHPEQGRITLADLHQRMAEPWFDPSGFFLAERAGELLGYGWAKVHGEGHPALGELYVLGVSAAARGLGLGRTLTTAVLQHVAARGVPTAMLYADADNTPALRVYTGLGFTVWASDTMFSTVATG